The genomic DNA gtgttctctgtgattgttgttgtgttctctgtgattgttgttgtgtgttctctgtgattgttgtgtgttctctgtgatgattgttgttgtgtgttctctgtgatgattgttgttgtgtgttctctgtgattgttgtgtgttctctgtgatgattgttgttgttgtgtgttctctgtgatgatggttgttgtgtgttctctgtgatgattgttgttgtgtgttctctgtgattgttggtgtgttctctgtgattgttgttgtgttctctgtgatgtgtgttctctgtgattgttgttgtgtgttctctgtgatgtgtgttctctgtgatgattgttgttgtgtgttctctgtgattgttgttgtgtgttctctgtgatgattgttgttgtgtgttctctgtgcaGGTGACGCTGGTGAAGAACTACAGGAGGAGCTGTGTGAAGGGAGACTGGCTGAGAGGGCGCTACAGCCACGTGAGGTCAGCGGAGGAGCTGAGCGGCAGGAAGATGGCGCCGCTGGACGCCGAGACCTGGGGAGAGATCCTGCAGGCCGAGCTGGACAGATGACCCCCAACAGACACACGCTGCCGCTTCACGGATCTTAATTCAAAACGCACTTCTGAGTGCCTGATTAACtcttaatatattttatacttttatacATAGACACAACAATTGTACAAATTTTTTAAAAATCATGAAgaaaacagaacacacacacacacttaatatatattatacgttttgtcttttatgtaaatacacacaaaacaatttttttttatattaaggaAAAAAGATCatgaagaaaatgaaatattgacATTATTGCAGCAGGCGGGGGAAGGGTTGAACACGAAGGTATTTgatgaaaatacaaaaacaaacctaGGAGTCCTGTGAGCTGCAGCAGGCAAGAACCAATACAAGGAAAAACAACCAAGGGTATCCAAAAAAAGACCAAGCAGGAAGAAACAGGAAGCACGGAAACTGACGGGAGCTGACgcattttatcaaaataaaacaggaaacggaACATAAACGGGGCAATACACAACAGGAAACGTACAGAAATAATAAGAGCGGGCAACAGAAATGTCCACAACCACAACTAAATGATCGTTAGGAAGAGCAACGCTGTTTACGTCGGGAcactcttaaacacacacacacgttcatacacacacaacacacagacactcttaatatattttatacttttgtcttgtatgtaaatacacacaattgtacatttattatattgttttgttactttttgttaaagaaaatgaaatattgacATTATTGGATGGAATTATGTTGAAATCAAGCTTGTATTGCTTTGATGCAAAATCAGCTGAGATGCAATAAATCGTTAAGATCAATGTAACGCTgttatgtgatgatgggggaaGTGTTAGCGCAGATGATGTGGGGGCAGAAGCGGCATGTGGATGATGTGGGGGCATGGCGAAGggtgatgtgatgatgtgggtatggtgaagggtatgtgatgatggtgggggtatggtgaagggtatgtgatgatgtagggggtatggtgaagggtatgtgatgatgtggggggtatggtgaagggtatgtgatgatgtggggggtatggtgaagggtatgtgatgatgtgggggtatggtgaagggatgatgatgatgggggggtatggtgaagggtatgtgatgatggggggtatggtagaaggggatgtgatgatggggggtatggtgaaggggatgtgatgatgggggggtatggtgaagggtatgtgatgatggaggggggtatggtgaagggtatgtgatgatgggggggtatggtgaagggtatgtgatgatggggggtatggtgaaggggatgtgatgatgggggggtatggtgaaggggatgtgatgatgggggggtatggtgaaggggtaggtgatgatggggggtatggtgaagggtatgtgatgatgtgggggggtatggtgaagggtatgtgatgatgtggggggtatggtgaagggtatgtgatgatgtggggggtatggtgaagggtatgtgatgatgggggggtatggtgaagggtatgtgatgatgtggggggtatggtgaagggtatgtgatgatggggggtatggtgaagggtatgtgatgatgtggggggggtatggtgaagggtatgtgatgatgggggggtatggtgaagggtatgtgatgatgtgggggtatggtgaaggggtatgtgatgatggggggggtatggtgaagggtatgtgatgatgtgggggtatggtgaagggtatgtgatgatgggggggtatggtgaaggggtatgtgatgatgtgggggggtatggtgaaggggatgtgatgatgggggggtatggtgaagggtatgtgatgatggggggaccaagggacctttatcatgatcatagtatcctggatccatgaaataactggcctttcaaaataaaagtctgcctgcctctatgggaatctaacataggggtggacTGACTTatgtcccctgtattttaaggaagaacatttatttattgacgagacattattcattcacaaagacaattggtgtccttaaaggttggatttttactaattttttttaattaaggcattaagattaatttccaaaatattttttgtattcctctttttagtcgaCTTTAGCGTGGGTTCCTAAactcatgagcagcactgtactTAAAAACTCTTAGGCAGTTTAAACCACgagcatactgtatatatcaagTATTTCATTTATTCATACGTGCTCGTCATGTTTCCTCAATGTTTTTACTGTCTTGTCGGTCTTGTCCTTTCTTTTAactgttttgtatttatgtttttgtaatgtTATGCAGTATGTGTAACGATGGAGCGTGTAATGGTGACCACATGAATGTACTTGTGGATAAAGTATACCTTGATCTTGATTTTTAACGCTGCGTTGAGAGGAGGAGAAGTATAGTAGTGGAGCGTGAAGTGTCTCTCTTATTGTGTCCACTAGGAGCGGGTCAAAATATTGATTCAGCAATATATCGTCCTGCGTGTTACAAGAATCGATACGCTGGcgccaaatatatatatatatatatatatattttaaagattattttttaaatgtaggacagctgaagacatgaaaggggtgagagagaggggggggggggagatgacatgcagcaaaggtccgCAGGTCGGAGAAGAACCTGCGGCCGCCGCATCGAGGAGTACccctctatatatatacatatatatatatatatatatatgtatgtatatatgtatatgtatgtatgtgtatatgtatgtatatatatgtgtatatatatatatatgtatgtatatatatgtgtatgtatgtatatatatatgtatgtatgtgtgtatatgtatatatatgtgtatatatatatgtatgtatatatgtatgtatatatgtatatgtatgtatatatgtgtatatgtatgtatgtgtatatatatatatgtgtatatatatatgtgtatatatgtatatatatatatatatatatatatatatgggcgcgctCTACCAGCTGTGCTGCCCAGGCGCCCAGAATATAGatattttaatgaataaaatgaGTTTAATTTTGGTGTCGGgtgaaaacatctttttttgcaatattatgggttttcatttttttcagattAATAAAGAAGGAAGGGCAAAATTAATACAAGAAACATAAGAAAGGAATGCAGCGCATATGGATGATATTGGCGTGTAGCTTACATGTATTTTcatgaatataaaataaactgcaaaaaaacagtatacagctgtctcacacacacacactcactgagacacccatagacacacacacaaacacacacatacacacacactcactgagacacccatagacacacacacaaacacacacatacacacacactcactgagacacccatagacacacacacaaacacagaaacacaaacatatacaacacacacacacacacaacacaaaataaacTGCAGAAAACAAAGTACACAGctgtctctcacacaaacacatatacaacacacatatacaacacacacaacacaaaataaacTGCAGAAAAACAGTATACagctgtctcacacacacacacacacacacacacacacacacacacacagaaacacaaacattcacaacacacacactcacacatatacaacacacacacacaacacaaaataaacaccAGAAAACAAAGTATACAGCTGTCAAACGTGGAGAGTGAAACGTTTCTAAAGGGTCATTTCTCCACAATCGACTAACCGAGAAAATAATCGGTTAATTACAGGCAGCCGTGGACGTCGGAAACGGTTGCAGTAGCTATGACTTTTGCCGtcacacttttattttgaaagacttAACCGGAAGCCCTGCACTGCCTAGCTTGACTCTGGTCCCCTCCccccgaccccccccccccccctgctcagCATCACCGCATCATCCGCCGTCCTCTCCCCCAACACGGGACCGAAAAGTGACCCCCGCGAGACCCAGATTTACCGGGATAATGGACGACGTCCCTCCGATCATCAACATCTCCATCTCCCTGCGGATCCAGCCCAACGACGGGCCCGTGTTCTTTAAGGTGGACGGGACCCGGTTCGGCCAGAGCCGGACCATCAAACTGCTCACGGGCTCCAAATACAAGATCGAGGTGGTTTTGAAGCCTGGAAACGTCGAGGCCACGTAAGAAAAATCCTATTTAAATCAATATTCTGTATgattttcttcattttattGGTGTGTATCTGCCGAAGGAGGCAGCTCAAAGCATCGTCCGTGTTTACTGAATTAGAATAAAACAAGTAGGCTAAATGCAAGGAAATAAAGTCAGTAGCGTGTCGGTGGCTCCGTGGCCTCCCGTCCTCCCGCAGGCCTGCAGGGTCCGATATCCGCCTGAATTAATCATCATGTCGGATCATGTGCGACAGGAAGCTCCGTCTCTCTGCTGCCTGAtgcacaaacagctgatgtCTCCGCTGCTGCTGGATTAAATGAAAGTCAGCGTGGAGCAGGGCggggtccacacacacacacacacacacacacacacacacacacacacacacacacacacacacacacacacacacgcacacacacacacacacgcacaacagCCCTAATGCCTATCActgaaatgtcaaactattcttcctcttcctcctcttccagcAACATGAACATCGGAGGCATCATCTTCCCTCTGGAGCAGCAGTCCAGGGACGAGGACTCGGTGGTTTATCAAGGCCAGTACGACACTGAGGGCGTCCCGCACACCAAGAGCGGAGACCGCCAGCCGGTCCAAGTCAGTATAGAGGTGAGACGGCGTTGTCACggggcaacacattctcacgaTGTCCTGCCAgaacttaaaggaacacagcgactcatctccgtgcgtgtcctAACTCGGTCTGACGCACcgaccgctagcctagcttagcacacattcgcccttctgagaatatagttcccagtatgtctacggttagaagatggctgtgtgtcatgtgaccttgttatttgtacacgctgtgactctacacatcacaacatgtaaataggaacatgttggcgttattttgtcactcatATAGATGGGCAGTACAGATGGGctagctaggctagatggagccagttacctccaggatctgtgctaagctaggctagatggagccagttacctccaggatctgtgctaagctaggctagatggagccggttacctccaggatctgtgctaagctaggctagatggagccggttacctccgggatctgtgctaagctaggctagatggagccggttacctccaggatctgtgctaagctaggctagatggagccggttacctccaggatctgtgctaagctaggctaacggtgGGTGCACAGGTATACgtagtatacccactaagaaagctccaggatttccatatacccacttaaaaatgtccaatgacccacaacaacatactttccattatattttttatatatttgaactgtcatctgtgtttttcttcttcacgtaggctaaataaagggatttccaccgTCAATTGGTGCACAAACGTtatctgaatgcaggaaatgaagtcgttgacactcaaaataaccctggggaGGACaaccagaccccccactatgatatgcccccctcccctctcccccaaaggcagattatggcccatatatatatatatatagtacatactgtactgtatactgtactatatatatatatatatatatatatatatatatatatatagtacagtatacccactacaatacattagactacaccactgttgtTGCTACATGCACTGATGTTGTAGGTGGTTAacgtgataataataataagtttatttaatATACCATCTTTTACGGAAAACACAGGAGAAAATTGAAACACCGGTCCCCTTAAGTCGTACTCCCAGGACATGAACAGCTGTTTCCTGGGTGACACcgacccgataatcggccgtctgacagtctggcgaggtcggtgactcgagtctggtcggtgtgttcgtgccgtcgtccgtctgaggggccgtcggcctttattttggctgatttgacatgtataatggacccatctgattggtggagagataaccaggaaacggggagcgggatgagcgtgactagagtctctcaacatctgttgaacatctgttaaactgacctttgttggtctgaagacagattcagcagctgcacggcctgtttgctctcttcagatgtttccagaaacacgttacggggaactattttaggacgacatgagatcgtattctgaacgagacgccagtaacggccggttgaaaaatccaaaatccataagcagcagccagacccgtGACACGTGactcgttcgtccaatcagctgctggttttcatattttgggcgacaatccagattagcgccgcctgctgttatggagacgtattacgtctcgtctcttcggtgttctgaggaacctttttaaaccaactcggggagactgatcagtccgactggcttttctgccgacggtcgaccgtctggttggtgtgtaacggcctttaggagccaaacacccccccccccgacctcctccctacgaggatcttcacgctcttatacGGCAGCCGTCAACGTGTTGGCTgccagtaataaatacgtggattACAACCAGATTACAGTGCTCTTCTTTTCGTAGCTACAGCAAACGTACGATGGTTCACCTTTTGAGCCGAATGGTGATTGTTGCTGCAGCGTTGTTAACGATgacctctgttttttttgtccagttCAACAAAGCCGGGACGTTTGAGACGGTCTGGCAGGCCaaatactacaactactacAAGAGGGAGCACTGCCAGTTCGGCAACAAATTCAGCACCATCGACTACGAATGCAAGCCCAACGAGACGCGGACCCTCATGTGGATCAACAAGGAGGCGTTCAACTGAGTCCGTCCCGAACCTTTTCCACCGTCCACCGTCCACACACCAAATACCAAGCACACTTGCACCCGGACTTTAAGCATAACAACGGAAAGGACAGCCGTATCTTAAAGTCACGCGTCACGTCAGCGACGGTCTGGTATTTGGGTTGTTTTTATCAAAAAAAGACGAGAGAAAATAGCTGTCTGCTTGGGTCTCtgaccctcatgttgtcctcgggtcagaCTTGACTCGTTTGgctttctttttaaccaaagtACTCAAAAAAATGAAGTACAATTGCAAGTACTCGATcagtactttcattgaattgtgggtattcaacgttatagcatttgaaaaaacagaaatggtttcaaaacgtGACTAAACGTTGACGTCCCACACGTCTGTGATTCTCCACCGACATACATTACGTTCCTCCGATATTAGTCCaaatcatttgtgtgtgtttttggccacgtccacacgtaccaaaacgaccccccccccccccccaacccccgtcttccctggcatcGTTTCAAGAATACTAGCGCCCAAACAGATCCGTTTGTAATTAACTCAACACGccacttcatattccaggcctataggtggcgctgtttctgctacagaaagtCACCCAAACAAACGGAGAGGAAGAGGCGGAGCATGCGCATAAAGCTTGCGCGctgtacacaaacagaaactggAAGAAGAACCCAAACAGAAGAAGACGACGACGACAATGGATAGCCCAAGGACGAAGgttagaggtcgaggggtgtggcgatgacatcatcgatacgccgTCCAAACGAAGCCGCGAGGGACCAGGTTTCCaaaaaagtgcgtcttcaggcTCTGCGTTTACAGGACTCGTTCGGACGATCGGCCAAAACGACGCTAAACGTGTGCGTTTATACCAAAAAGCGTTTCCGTGTGGATGGGCCcctaatattagtcaaaataatcacaatcatTTCAAAATCAGGTATACGcgtcaaactgacctttgttgatctgaagacagattcagcagctgcacggcctgttgctctcttcagatgtttccagaaacacgttacggggaactattttaggacgatatgagatcgtattctgaacgagacgccagtaacggccggttgaaaaatccaaaatccataagcagcagccagacccgtGACACGTGactcgttcgtccaatcagctgctggttttcatattttgggcgacaatccagattagcgccgcctgctgttatggagacgtattacgtctcgtctcttcggtgttctgaggaaccctttttaaaccaactcgggagactgatcagtccgactggcttttctgccgacggtcgaccgtctggttggtgtgtaacggcctttaggagccaaacacccccccgacctcctccctacgaggatcttcacgctcttatacagcagccgTCAACGTGTTGGCTgccagtaataaatacgtggattACAACCAGATTACAGTGCTCTTCTTTTCGTAGCTACAGCAAACGTACGATGGTTCACCTTTTGAGCCGAATGGTGATTGTTGCTGCAGCGTTGTTAACGATgacctctgttttttttgtccagttCAACAAAGCCGGGACGTTTGAGACGGTCTGGCAGGCCaaatactacaactactacAAGAGGGAGCACTGCCAGTTCGGCAACAAATTCAGCACCATCGACTCACGAATGCAAGCCCAACGAGACGCGGACCCTCATGTGGATCAACAAGGAGGCGTTCAACTGAGTCCGTCCCGAACCTTTTCCACCGTCCACCGTCCACACACCAAATACCAAGCACACTTGCACCCGGACTTTAAGCATAACAACGGAAAGGACAGCCGTATCTTAAAGTCACGCGTCACGTCAGCGACGGTCTGGTATTTGGGTTGTTTTATCAAAAAAAGACGAGAGAAAATAGCTGTCTGCTTGGGTCTCtgaccctcatgttgtcctcgggtcaaactTGACTCGTTTGgctttctttttaaccaaagtACTCAAAAAAATGAAGTACAATTGCAAGTACTCGATcagtactttcattgaattgtgggtattcaacgttatagcatttgaaaaaacagaaatggtttcaaaacgtGACTAAACGTTGACGTCCACACGTCTGTGATTCTCCACCGACATACATTACGTTCCTCCGATATTAGTCCaaatcatttgtgtgtgtttttggccacgtccacacgtaccaaaacgaccccctccccccccccaacccccgtcttccctggcatcGTTTCAAGAATACTAGCGCCCAAACAGATCCGTTTGTAATTAACTCAACACGccacttcatattccaggcctataggtggcgctgtttctgctacagaaagtCACCCAAACAAACGGAGAGGAAGAGGCGGAGCATGCGCATAAAGCTTGCGCGctgtacacaaacagaaactggAAGAAGAACCCAAACAGAAGAAGACGACGACGACAATGGATAGCCCAAGGACGAAGgttagaggtcgaggggtgtggcgatgacatcatcgatacgccgTCCAAACGAAGCCGCGAGGGACCAGGTTTCCaaaaaagtgcgtcttcaggcTCTGCGTTTACAGGACTCGTTCGGACGATCGGCCAAAACGACGCTAAACGTGTGCGTTTATACCAAAAAGCGTTTCCGTGTGGATGGGCCcctaatattagtcaaaataatcacaatcatTTCAAAATCAGGTATACGCGTCAAACTgttggtaataagttggtgttagtgaaaaatagcatcgaaaatgtggcaaaaaagtgacaaaacattgaaaaaaatgcccaaaaaagtgacaaaaacgtcagaaaatgtgtcaaaaatatagaaaaaacgctaaaaaaacaagtgttacttttgacccagaaggacaacaCGTGCATGGTCGaccagaagacaacacaagggttaaagtatttttttttttaagctgcacTCTGCAGCTATAAGGGGGTTCTCCTCGACTAAAGAAATTGGGGGTGGGTGGGAAACGTATTTGATCTTATTTATTAATAACTGTGCAgctgtgtctgtgagagagaaGACACAACATGACAGAGTGTGTACATCATTGTAATAGTTTTGACTTTTCTTCTGTGTTatgtattgtgttatttattggAATCAATCCACCTGAACACTGTTTAAACAATCAGGTAGCAATAAAAGGACAACGTTAGACGCctggatatcattttttttgttatgatagcagaaaatattcaaatggtCTAAAACAAATGAGCATTGAAACTGGCCtttcaagaaagaaaaatatcaCCAGACCTTTCCTTTACAGGaccacgccgacttattgggtctttgtcttattccccgtctcccccagagttagataagtccagacatacccttctcatctccgtgctagcctagcttagcacagatcctggaggtaaccggctccatctagcctagcttagcacagatcctggaggtaaccggctccatctagtctagcttagcacagatcctggaggtaaccggctccatctagcctagcttagcacagatcctggaggtaaccggctccatctagcctagcttagcacagatcctggaggtaaccggctccatctagcctagcttagcactgatcctggaggtaaccggctccatctagcctagcttagcacagatcctggaggtaactggctccatctagcctagcttagcacagatcctggaggtaactggctccatctagcctagcttagcacagatcctggaggtaaccggctccatctagtctagcttagcacagatcctggaggtaaccggctccatctagcctagcttagcacagatcctggaggtaacctgctccatctagcctagcttagcacagatcctggaggtaaccggctccatctagcctagcttagcacagatcctggaggtaaccggctccatctagcctagcttagcacagatcctggaggtaaccggctccatctagcctagcttagcacagatcctggaggtaaccggctccatctagcctagcttagcacagatcctggaggtaacctgctccatctagcctagcttagcacagatcctggaggtaactggctccatctagcctagcttagcacagatcctggaggtaaccggctccatctagcctag from Sander vitreus isolate 19-12246 chromosome 2, sanVit1, whole genome shotgun sequence includes the following:
- the cnrip1a gene encoding CB1 cannabinoid receptor-interacting protein 1a — its product is MDDVPPIINISISLRIQPNDGPVFFKVDGTRFGQSRTIKLLTGSKYKIEVVLKPGNVEATNMNIGGIIFPLEQQSRDEDSVVYQGQYDTEGVPHTKSGDRQPVQVSIEFNKAGTFETVWQAKYYNYYKREHCQFGNKFSTIDYECKPNETRTLMWINKEAFN